One window from the genome of candidate division WOR-3 bacterium encodes:
- the murA gene encoding UDP-N-acetylglucosamine 1-carboxyvinyltransferase yields the protein MDKFLIKGGKRLKGEVVVASAKNAVLPLMAASILADSEVRLKNVPDLMDVRTMSTLLSSFGCLVKREGKDLIIDPKGINNLIADYEIVRKMRASFFVLGPLLVKYKRAKVSLPGGCTIGPRPVDLHLKGLSALGANLKVEEGYVVGETKGLKGEEIFLMGNRGPSVGATANVLMAAVLAEGKTVIEGAACEPEIVDLANFLSKMGAKIKGAGTPRIEIEGVKGLSGVEYQPIPDRIEAGTLACACAITGGEVRIKNCLPEHLTAVLEKLRECGVEVEEGKGEIRIKREKDLLGVNITTAPYPGFPTDMQAQFMALLTIANGKSVITETIFEDRLTHAVELQRFGAKITVNDNIAIVEGIKELSGAPVMASDLRASASLVLAGLVAKGETIVSRIYHLDRGYERLEEKLNSLGAEIRRVSD from the coding sequence ATGGATAAGTTTCTAATTAAAGGGGGAAAGAGATTGAAAGGAGAAGTGGTGGTCGCCTCCGCCAAGAATGCGGTTTTACCGCTGATGGCTGCCTCAATCCTTGCCGATAGTGAAGTAAGGTTGAAAAATGTTCCGGATTTGATGGATGTGAGGACGATGTCCACCCTCTTATCTTCCTTCGGTTGTTTAGTGAAAAGGGAAGGGAAAGATTTAATTATTGACCCAAAAGGAATTAATAATCTCATCGCTGACTATGAGATTGTGCGCAAGATGAGAGCCAGTTTCTTTGTTTTAGGTCCCCTTCTGGTAAAATACAAAAGGGCGAAGGTCTCTCTACCCGGTGGGTGCACCATTGGTCCCCGACCGGTTGATTTACACTTAAAAGGTCTCTCAGCCCTGGGTGCCAATCTGAAAGTGGAAGAGGGTTATGTAGTCGGAGAGACGAAGGGGTTAAAAGGGGAAGAGATTTTTCTGATGGGAAACCGGGGTCCTTCGGTCGGGGCAACCGCCAATGTCCTAATGGCGGCGGTTTTAGCGGAAGGGAAAACTGTGATTGAGGGTGCCGCTTGCGAACCGGAGATTGTTGATTTGGCAAACTTTTTAAGCAAAATGGGGGCGAAGATAAAAGGTGCAGGCACGCCCAGGATTGAGATTGAAGGGGTAAAAGGTCTTTCCGGGGTTGAATACCAACCAATTCCCGACCGGATTGAAGCGGGAACCCTTGCCTGCGCCTGTGCCATCACCGGCGGCGAGGTAAGAATTAAAAATTGCCTACCCGAACATCTGACGGCGGTCTTAGAGAAGTTAAGGGAATGCGGGGTGGAGGTGGAAGAAGGGAAAGGAGAGATTAGGATAAAAAGAGAGAAAGATTTATTAGGGGTAAATATCACCACCGCCCCCTATCCCGGTTTCCCGACGGATATGCAGGCGCAGTTTATGGCACTCTTGACTATCGCCAATGGCAAAAGCGTGATCACCGAAACAATTTTTGAAGACCGTCTCACCCATGCGGTTGAACTCCAACGTTTTGGGGCAAAGATTACGGTGAATGATAATATCGCAATTGTGGAAGGCATAAAAGAACTGAGTGGGGCACCGGTGATGGCTTCGGATTTGCGTGCTTCCGCCAGTTTAGTCTTAGCGGGTCTTGTGGCAAAGGGGGAGACAATTGTCTCAAGGATTTATCATTTAGACCGCGGTTATGAAAGATTGGAAGAAAAGTTAAATTCCTTAGGGGCGGAGATAAGAAGGGTTAGTGATTAA
- the ispG gene encoding flavodoxin-dependent (E)-4-hydroxy-3-methylbut-2-enyl-diphosphate synthase — MIKRKKTREVKIGSVKIGNLHPIAVQSMTKTKTSNWQKVLKEIRRLEIAGCEIIRLAFKDFEDIEVIPKLKERSKVPLVGDFHFDYRLAIEGIKKGLDKIRINPANIKEKWQLKEICLWARDKGIPIRIGLNTGSFRSYRRERLFSLLEKTVSLLERNHFSSIVISAKTPSPMATIAIYEKISKDYPYPLHLGLTEAGLPFEGGIRTALSFAPLLLKGIGDTLRVSLTGDAVWEVEAAYEILQGLGLRKKKPIFITCPTCGRCQVNLIKIAQAVKRELKRTKPALAGLRIAVMGCEVNGPGEASQADFGIACGKDSGLIFKKGKVVRKVRAEGLVEEFVKLILEDKTSPLT; from the coding sequence GTGATTAAAAGGAAGAAGACAAGAGAGGTAAAAATTGGTTCTGTAAAAATTGGTAATCTCCACCCGATTGCCGTCCAGTCAATGACCAAAACAAAGACCAGTAATTGGCAAAAGGTATTAAAAGAGATTAGGCGGTTGGAGATAGCCGGCTGTGAAATAATCCGGTTGGCCTTTAAGGATTTTGAAGATATAGAAGTAATTCCAAAGTTAAAAGAGAGGTCAAAAGTTCCCTTAGTTGGTGATTTCCATTTTGACTACCGTCTGGCAATTGAAGGGATAAAAAAGGGACTGGATAAGATAAGGATAAATCCGGCGAATATCAAAGAAAAATGGCAATTGAAAGAGATTTGCCTTTGGGCAAGGGATAAAGGAATTCCCATTCGCATTGGCTTAAATACCGGTTCTTTTCGCTCTTACCGGCGGGAGAGGCTATTTTCCCTTTTGGAAAAGACCGTCTCCCTTTTGGAGCGGAATCATTTCTCCTCCATCGTCATCTCCGCCAAAACTCCATCTCCAATGGCGACGATTGCCATCTACGAGAAAATTTCAAAAGATTATCCTTATCCCTTACATTTGGGCTTGACCGAAGCCGGCTTACCATTTGAAGGTGGCATCAGAACCGCCCTTTCCTTTGCCCCCCTTCTCCTAAAAGGGATTGGGGATACCCTAAGGGTCTCTTTAACCGGTGATGCGGTCTGGGAGGTGGAGGCGGCTTACGAAATCTTACAGGGTTTGGGGTTAAGAAAGAAAAAACCAATTTTTATCACCTGCCCGACTTGCGGCCGGTGTCAGGTAAACTTGATAAAAATTGCCCAGGCGGTAAAAAGGGAACTGAAAAGGACGAAACCCGCCTTGGCCGGATTGCGGATTGCGGTGATGGGTTGTGAAGTGAACGGACCGGGGGAGGCAAGCCAAGCCGATTTTGGGATTGCCTGCGGCAAAGATAGCGGCCTTATCTTTAAGAAGGGGAAGGTGGTGAGGAAGGTAAGGGCAGAAGGTTTGGTGGAGGAATTTGTGAAATTGATTTTGGAGGATAAAACATCTCCATTGACTTAA
- a CDS encoding BREX system ATP-binding domain-containing protein codes for MLPIPKEYAKAIINKLGSSGTPPEFGLEFFTIGLDKYLKVIEEEYLTSLLKFRLSSFKMVVGNYGGGKTHFLYLVRNLAFKNNYVCSYVALSPVECPFDKLELVYRQVILNLMPPLKEEDLLKPLPKGIDFFIKSWYYEFKNQTKEADSPLVVNEYLKNLPATESSSFSNAVKAAFQAYATNDEEGYATFIQYLKGEEIPREVKMRFRISEKVEKTNAFRMIRSLAQWVVAIGYSGLILLFDEAERGISISSSKDKRRALDNLRQIIDECGNARLPGVMVFYAVPNEEPLLDGTGGVYEALKQRLRSSFTKTNPSGARINLEDLDVPPEVFLERLGKKLAEIFSYAYSFSFSPADLEKTLNLLIKNCLSSYLFDVSYRRLFILALIEAFYRLKENPGKPLSEKEIKEILHLHQKELAEKEKEEVEKEEF; via the coding sequence ATGCTTCCAATCCCAAAGGAGTATGCAAAGGCGATAATTAATAAACTCGGCTCCTCCGGCACACCACCGGAATTCGGATTAGAATTTTTCACCATCGGTTTGGATAAATATTTGAAGGTAATTGAAGAGGAATACCTCACCTCCCTCCTTAAATTCCGCCTCTCTTCCTTCAAGATGGTGGTCGGCAACTACGGTGGTGGTAAGACCCATTTCCTCTATCTGGTGCGCAATCTCGCCTTCAAGAATAATTATGTCTGTTCTTATGTCGCCCTCTCCCCAGTGGAGTGTCCTTTTGATAAATTGGAGTTGGTCTACCGGCAGGTGATCTTGAACTTGATGCCGCCCCTGAAAGAGGAGGATTTATTAAAACCCCTTCCCAAAGGGATTGACTTCTTTATTAAAAGTTGGTATTACGAATTTAAGAATCAGACGAAGGAAGCGGATTCCCCTCTGGTGGTTAATGAGTATTTGAAAAATCTCCCCGCTACGGAGAGTAGTAGTTTTTCTAATGCGGTGAAGGCGGCTTTTCAGGCTTATGCCACTAATGACGAGGAAGGTTATGCCACCTTCATTCAATACTTAAAAGGGGAAGAGATTCCGCGGGAGGTGAAGATGCGATTTCGGATTTCGGAGAAGGTGGAAAAGACCAACGCCTTCCGGATGATACGCAGTCTCGCCCAGTGGGTAGTAGCGATTGGTTATTCCGGTCTCATCCTCCTCTTTGACGAAGCGGAAAGGGGAATTTCCATCTCCTCTTCTAAGGATAAGAGGCGCGCCTTAGATAACCTCCGGCAGATTATTGATGAATGTGGCAATGCCCGTCTCCCCGGAGTGATGGTCTTTTATGCGGTCCCCAACGAGGAACCACTCTTAGACGGAACGGGTGGGGTTTATGAAGCATTAAAGCAGAGGCTCAGAAGTTCCTTCACCAAAACTAATCCCTCGGGGGCAAGAATTAATTTGGAGGATTTGGATGTGCCGCCGGAGGTATTCTTAGAGAGATTGGGGAAGAAGTTAGCAGAGATCTTTTCCTATGCCTACTCCTTCTCCTTTTCTCCGGCCGATCTTGAGAAGACCCTAAACCTCCTTATCAAAAATTGCCTCTCTTCCTATCTCTTTGATGTTAGTTATCGGCGCTTATTCATCTTAGCCCTCATTGAGGCTTTCTACCGACTGAAAGAAAATCCCGGAAAGCCTCTGAGCGAAAAGGAGATTAAAGAGATCCTCCATCTCCACCAGAAGGAGTTAGCAGAGAAGGAGAAGGAAGAGGTGGAGAAGGAAGAGTTTTAA